In Leishmania braziliensis MHOM/BR/75/M2904 complete genome, chromosome 27, the DNA window AGCAAATTGATGCGGGCAagcgcagaggtggtggaggtagggaagaaaaggtgaggaggggatAAGGTGGCGCCTCCGCCTTGAtgcgaaggagggaggggggtgcacTGGTTAGTGTGGAATTCGGGACAGGTGTCGGGCAGCACGTTGAAATGGTAAGCTGAGTCTCGAGAGAAGTATCAACACTACATGCATGTATTATATATATGTTGGTAGTGTATATTATAttggggcggggggaggcagcagaaaagaaagggtCCCTGGGCGATACAGCAGTGCGGCGTGAAACGGGGAGAAAATCGGCCGATGAGGTCCCTCTGTTCGCAAGTCCTGCCGTGCACGACATGCTTCGATTTTGTTTTTGttgctgtttttctttgttgcacttcgtttttcctttttccttttctctttttactgcgcctgctcctccatctcATGTGGGCCGTGCCTGCGTTGCTTCAACAAAAGTGACTCGCATGCCACCTCGGCCCTCCCCAAGTCTTTCTCTTGCTACTCTTACTCCTATTTGCTCTTTGAGAGTGGCTAAGTGTGTTTCGAAcatctcctgcagtgccCATTGCTTCGCTTCCTGCACGCTTTGCTTCGTTTCCTCAACGGGGACTACCTGCGAAGAGCCGCTGATAGATTATCTTCTTCCGCTTTacttctcgctcttttccACCCCGCCTGTACGCCGTATGACATTACCAGCGGTTCTATCAGGCTACGAAGCGCTTAAACAGACGGCAAAATAATAAACACCGACGCTGGTCCTGTAGCCGCCACCGGTAGTAGACAAAATGGGCCGCACCGCAGAGACTTTCTCGCCGCATCCATgcacacgcgtacacgcGCCTTAGCATCTGTCGTGGACTGCAGAtaccgtttttttttttttaaataGAAAGTGATTCTCGATTGTCTTGCGCTACTCCGATTTTTTTAATGTTTCcctttgctttttttttttcgcgaagagaagaggctttgttgcacacacacacacacacaggaaaCTTTGATCCCTCTTCGCCCCTTGCTTCTTTGCATGTGCGTCTGTAGGCACAGCTACTCAGATTTGCGGATGTGCACTGAATTGTGGCGGGTCCTATTCCTGAAAGAGGTTCTACAAGAAGATAAAtgaagcgaaaaaaaaatctGAAAACAAGAAAACAAGTGCGCCTCTTTTCCCGCGTAACTGTTGTGCAGCTTTGGCGCGAAGAGCGCGCGCCAAAGCTGTACAGAATGCCCTCGGCCGTTTCTATcggcccccttcttctaCTGCCTCTGAGTGTCGTACCTGCTAGCGGCGGCTTGATTCGTGCACTGCATCATCctcgctcttttttgtttgtaAAATCTtacctccctccccccccccacccctccgaccaccttctcttctcatTTCCGGCATCTCCTCTGCACAACCAAAGAATTTCCCACGCTCTCGCTAGAAGccactccctcttctcttttcttcctcgctATAGTCTCGTTTCCTTTCGCCCCCGTCGTCGTGCTTTTTGTCTCTGTCAGCCACCTCCGCTTCATACCTCACACATCGGCCGGCCACATTGACACGTTCGTTTCTCGTTCACTGGCAGCGCGTTTATACCCTCtttgcgtttttttttcttgtttctcGTGTCGTTGATCTTCTTTTCGCCACGCCCAGCCCATTTCTCTCcaagcgcctcctccgctttaccaactctctctctctctacaaGCAAAGATGACCGCTGAGTACGACTACCTCTTCAAGCTGCTGCTCAttggcgacagcggcgtcggGAAGTcctgcctgctcctccgcttcgCCGATGACAGCTACACCGATAGCTACATCTCCACCATCGGTGTCGACTTTAAGATCCGCACGCTGAACCTGGACAGCAAGGTAATCAAGCTGCAGATTTGGGATACCGCCGGCCAGGAGCGCTTCCGCACCATTACGAGTAGTTACTACCGTGGTGCGCACGGCATCATCATAGTGTATGACACGACAGACATGGAGAGCTTCAACAACGTCAAGACATGGCTGAGCGAAATCGATAAATACGCAAGCGAGAACGTGAACAAGATCCTTGTCGGAAACAAGTGTGATTTGGTCACAAAAAAGGCTGTGGACACACAGATGGCGAAGGACTTTGCTGACTCCCTTGGCATCCCATTCCTTGAAACGAGCGCTAAGAACTCTACCAACGTCGAGGAAGCCTTCATTCAGATGGCCTCTGGCATCAAGACTCGCTTGGCCGTGAGTGGGGAGACAAAATCTGTGTCGCGTCCCAACCTACAGAACCCTCCGGCGCCAAAGAAAGAGGACAACTGCTGCTAGGCGCTGCGAGAAACCTATTCAATGCCCAACCGACAGACTGCCGCAGAGTCGAGGGAAGTGCTTCGTATGACTCTACTTTCTCTGTCGAACCGACAGCCGTGAACTTGCCTGTGATCTTCGGACACGAACACAGAATGCCAGAGAGGTCTTCGATATCCTCTGCTTACTGCGTTCTGCAGGTAAACGAAAAAGCGTACGAGAGTGCAGCGCTATTCTTCTTGAGGTGCATTTGAGTGTGGCACCGACAATTGCCGTCCGTTGAGCGAGAGGCGCAAGTGCATGCTGCCTCAACATCACTTCAACATGAGCGCCTGcggtatgcgtgtgtgtgtgtgtgttgcgtgGCTGTCCCCATTAAATACCCGTAAAGGCAAACGCGAAAAGGCTGATACGCAAGCAGTCATTCACACAGTATCACCACGCACGCAGAACATCAttgctttctttctttgtgtGGGTGCCTCGTCGTTGTTTGCA includes these proteins:
- a CDS encoding putative small GTP-binding protein Rab1 yields the protein MTAEYDYLFKLLLIGDSGVGKSCLLLRFADDSYTDSYISTIGVDFKIRTLNLDSKVIKLQIWDTAGQERFRTITSSYYRGAHGIIIVYDTTDMESFNNVKTWLSEIDKYASENVNKILVGNKCDLVTKKAVDTQMAKDFADSLGIPFLETSAKNSTNVEEAFIQMASGIKTRLAVSGETKSVSRPNLQNPPAPKKEDNCC